One window from the genome of Archaeoglobus neptunius encodes:
- the ccmA gene encoding heme ABC exporter ATP-binding protein CcmA has protein sequence MIDVKNVSAGYGDGEVIHNVNFRIGRGEIYILLGPNGSGKTTIFRVVAGILPPTKGRVMIDGVDIWEDERVKSRLGYLPEGERVYPDLTVLKNMEFFAKIYGIGEDRIREILENFGLSEYRNKMAGTLSRGLRKRLAIARTLLHDPEVVILDEPFSNLDIESVMALRDRIFEMLEEKKSILLSTHILDEIHNFEEGRVAIVKGGRMLVEKDLQSLVGSTEMLLKVSNPDKAGEILKDHGFSVSVTKSALIVGTEKNENISDAIKVLIENGIAVLEARYKSNPLEKFFK, from the coding sequence TTGATTGATGTAAAAAACGTTAGCGCCGGATACGGAGATGGAGAGGTTATCCACAATGTGAATTTCAGGATTGGTAGGGGAGAAATCTACATTCTCCTGGGACCAAATGGAAGTGGAAAAACCACGATTTTCAGAGTTGTTGCCGGAATCCTGCCGCCGACGAAGGGCAGGGTCATGATTGACGGTGTTGATATCTGGGAGGATGAGAGAGTCAAATCCAGACTGGGTTACCTGCCGGAAGGTGAAAGAGTTTACCCGGACCTTACAGTTCTCAAAAACATGGAGTTCTTTGCAAAAATATATGGAATAGGGGAGGACAGGATCCGGGAAATTTTAGAGAATTTTGGATTGAGTGAGTACAGAAACAAAATGGCAGGAACACTCAGTAGAGGTTTGAGAAAGAGGCTGGCAATTGCCAGAACCCTCCTTCACGATCCGGAAGTTGTGATTCTCGATGAACCTTTCAGCAATCTTGACATCGAGTCAGTTATGGCTCTCAGAGACAGAATTTTTGAGATGCTGGAGGAGAAAAAGTCCATTCTCCTTTCAACCCACATTCTCGATGAAATTCACAACTTCGAGGAGGGCAGGGTGGCCATAGTGAAAGGGGGAAGGATGCTGGTAGAAAAGGATCTGCAGTCACTTGTGGGTTCGACAGAGATGCTGCTGAAGGTCAGCAATCCGGATAAGGCGGGAGAAATTCTGAAAGACCACGGTTTCAGTGTTTCTGTCACCAAATCCGCACTGATTGTCGGAACTGAGAAAAATGAGAACATTTCAGATGCCATAAAAGTTCTGATTGAAAACGGCATAGCTGTTCTTGAAGCACGGTATAAAAGCAACCCGCTTGAAAAATTTTTCAAGTGA